A single window of Chloracidobacterium thermophilum B DNA harbors:
- a CDS encoding alpha/beta fold hydrolase, translating to MTTQPEFVFATEKFCRHLDELAARERRETAPLQLAVLATMREFASRARFIRLGGIRHHAYEYGPVDGPAVMLLHGWDCSSYWFYRLAPALGQHGFRVIAFDFRGHGFSDADPQDDYTLPTLAQDTLRLADLLGIQRFHLVSFSLGSAVALLVGRLAPERVGRQVVMNFGLFDYSALRAQLLPPILKTIFDTLRRIPSKTLVYRYVSLTLAQREVTWCDVEMGFTSLVYCHSQAAFLAVTDLVRQERVAQVQQATGQAHPTLVITGEFDPVVPFADSLRLAQTIPVARLHILLRTGHLVLFERPDDIERLTAEWLAAD from the coding sequence TTGACCACCCAACCAGAGTTTGTATTTGCCACCGAAAAGTTCTGCCGCCATCTCGATGAGCTTGCCGCACGGGAACGGCGTGAAACTGCCCCGCTCCAACTGGCGGTCCTGGCCACGATGCGCGAGTTTGCCAGCCGGGCCCGGTTTATCCGGCTGGGCGGTATCCGGCATCACGCCTATGAGTACGGCCCGGTGGACGGCCCTGCCGTGATGCTTCTGCACGGCTGGGACTGTTCTTCCTACTGGTTCTATCGGCTTGCCCCCGCGCTTGGGCAGCACGGCTTCCGGGTCATTGCCTTCGACTTTCGCGGCCATGGCTTTTCCGACGCCGATCCACAGGATGACTACACCCTGCCCACCCTGGCGCAGGATACACTCCGCCTGGCTGACCTGCTGGGCATCCAACGCTTTCACCTGGTGTCGTTTTCGCTCGGTTCGGCCGTGGCGCTGCTGGTCGGCAGGCTGGCGCCGGAGCGCGTCGGACGCCAGGTGGTGATGAACTTTGGACTCTTTGACTACAGCGCGCTGCGGGCGCAGCTTTTGCCTCCCATTCTCAAGACGATCTTCGACACCCTTCGGCGCATCCCTTCAAAAACCCTGGTGTATCGCTACGTTTCCCTGACGCTTGCGCAACGGGAAGTTACGTGGTGCGACGTTGAAATGGGATTCACCAGCCTGGTGTACTGCCATTCCCAGGCCGCTTTTTTAGCCGTTACCGACCTGGTCCGCCAGGAACGGGTGGCACAGGTGCAACAAGCCACCGGACAGGCGCATCCGACGCTGGTCATCACGGGCGAATTTGATCCCGTCGTTCCCTTTGCCGACAGCTTACGGCTGGCCCAGACCATCCCGGTGGCCCGCCTGCACATTCTGCTGCGCACCGGACACCTGGTGCTGTTTGAGCGGCCGGACGACATTGAACGGCTGACCGCCGAGTGGCTGGCGGCTGACTGA
- a CDS encoding prephenate dehydratase domain-containing protein has translation MTTETNLPSPASAPRVAFQGEPGAYSEMAAARFGLPQPYPTFARVCAALLAREVELGVLPTENAIAGPVPEVQQLLATQPLVVVTTLWLPIEHCLLGLPDATLATATHVLSHWQALRQCRRFLARHPHLRATTVYDTAGAARLVRQQARPNLLAIASRQAARHYGLQVVAAQIADRPDNATHFVLCRAAAGTP, from the coding sequence ATGACCACCGAAACCAACCTACCATCCCCGGCTTCCGCGCCGCGTGTGGCATTTCAGGGCGAACCGGGTGCGTACAGTGAAATGGCCGCGGCCCGGTTCGGGCTTCCACAGCCCTACCCGACCTTTGCCCGGGTGTGCGCCGCCCTGCTCGCACGGGAGGTCGAGTTGGGCGTCCTGCCGACGGAAAATGCCATTGCCGGCCCCGTTCCTGAAGTGCAACAGCTTCTCGCCACCCAGCCGCTGGTCGTGGTCACGACGCTGTGGCTCCCCATCGAACACTGCCTGCTGGGGCTGCCGGACGCCACGTTGGCCACGGCAACCCACGTTCTGTCGCACTGGCAGGCGCTGCGGCAGTGCCGCCGCTTTCTGGCCCGGCATCCGCACCTGCGCGCCACAACGGTCTATGACACCGCCGGCGCAGCGCGGCTGGTGCGGCAACAGGCGCGGCCCAACCTGCTGGCGATTGCCTCGCGCCAGGCCGCCCGGCACTACGGGTTACAGGTTGTGGCCGCGCAGATTGCCGACCGCCCGGACAACGCCACCCACTTCGTTCTGTGCCGCGCTGCGGCAGGCACTCCATAA
- a CDS encoding ABC transporter permease, translating to MRDDLRGIIALTALTFHEARQRKVLLLAFLLGLLFLGLFAWGARATARQADDLPLAIARMQLNFLTLAGLYVVNFLVAVTAVALPVDTLSGDMASGIIHTLLTKPLHRAAIVIGKWLGFLALLTLYFSFMAGGVLGATWLLAGYVPPGVSAAFPLMWLGAVVLLTMTIAGGTRLSTLANGVVIFGLYGIAFIGGWMERIGTALGNATARNLGIVSSLLVPTEVMWQYAATFMQPALLRQAGLTPFSAASTPSPLMVVWAIGCIAVNLALAMWWFARRDL from the coding sequence ATGAGAGACGATCTGCGTGGCATCATCGCCCTGACGGCACTGACCTTCCACGAAGCGCGCCAGCGCAAGGTGCTGCTGCTGGCCTTTCTTCTGGGTCTTCTGTTTCTGGGGCTGTTTGCGTGGGGCGCCCGCGCCACGGCCCGGCAGGCGGACGACCTGCCGCTGGCCATTGCCCGCATGCAGTTGAATTTTCTGACGCTGGCCGGGCTGTACGTCGTCAACTTCCTCGTTGCTGTCACCGCTGTGGCGCTGCCGGTGGACACGCTGTCGGGCGACATGGCTTCGGGCATCATCCACACCCTGCTGACGAAGCCGTTGCACCGTGCGGCGATTGTCATCGGCAAGTGGCTGGGCTTTCTGGCGCTGCTGACGCTCTACTTCAGCTTTATGGCCGGGGGTGTCCTGGGGGCGACGTGGCTGCTGGCTGGGTACGTCCCGCCCGGCGTCTCTGCCGCCTTTCCTCTGATGTGGCTGGGAGCCGTCGTGCTGCTGACGATGACCATTGCCGGCGGCACACGGCTTTCGACGCTGGCCAACGGCGTCGTCATTTTCGGGCTGTACGGCATTGCCTTCATTGGCGGCTGGATGGAACGCATCGGGACAGCGCTGGGAAATGCCACGGCGCGGAATCTGGGCATTGTCTCAAGCCTGCTCGTGCCGACCGAAGTGATGTGGCAATACGCAGCAACTTTCATGCAGCCCGCCCTGCTGCGGCAGGCGGGACTGACGCCCTTTTCGGCAGCTTCCACACCGTCGCCGCTGATGGTGGTCTGGGCCATAGGCTGCATTGCCGTCAATCTGGCGCTGGCCATGTGGTGGTTTGCCCGGCGCGACCTGTGA
- the larB gene encoding nickel pincer cofactor biosynthesis protein LarB: MTREALRELLLAVRQGSCTPEAALAQLAGLPAEPLVGDDGQPFATLDHGRALRQGFPEVVYGASKTPEQVAAIVGRLYAHHPNLLVTRASEAAYQAVQALAPEARWDATSRLLFIRRDTTRYGIGRIVVVCAGTTDLPVAREALLTCEVMGNETTLVADVGVAGLHRLLGHLETLRQARVIVCVAGMEAALASVVGGLVAVPVIAVPTSVGYGTALGGFAALLGMLNSCAPNVTVVNIDNGFGAGYVAALINRQPGIQESTG, from the coding sequence ATGACCCGCGAGGCGCTCAGGGAACTGCTGCTGGCCGTCCGGCAGGGAAGCTGCACACCGGAAGCGGCTCTGGCCCAACTGGCCGGACTGCCGGCGGAGCCGCTTGTCGGAGACGACGGGCAGCCCTTTGCCACCCTTGACCACGGGCGCGCGCTGCGGCAGGGCTTTCCCGAAGTCGTCTATGGCGCCTCGAAAACGCCGGAGCAGGTGGCGGCCATTGTCGGCCGCCTGTACGCGCATCACCCCAACCTGCTCGTCACACGTGCGTCGGAAGCGGCTTACCAGGCCGTGCAGGCGCTGGCACCGGAAGCCCGGTGGGATGCGACCTCCCGCCTGCTGTTCATCCGGCGCGATACGACCCGCTATGGCATCGGGCGCATTGTCGTTGTCTGCGCCGGCACGACTGACCTGCCGGTGGCGCGCGAGGCGCTTCTGACCTGTGAGGTCATGGGCAACGAAACGACGCTGGTGGCGGATGTCGGTGTTGCCGGACTGCATCGCCTGCTGGGCCACCTGGAGACACTGCGGCAGGCGCGCGTCATTGTCTGTGTCGCCGGCATGGAAGCGGCGCTGGCCTCGGTTGTCGGTGGACTCGTGGCCGTTCCGGTGATTGCCGTTCCGACCAGTGTCGGCTATGGGACGGCCCTGGGCGGCTTTGCGGCACTGCTCGGCATGCTCAATAGCTGTGCGCCGAATGTCACCGTGGTCAACATAGACAACGGGTTTGGTGCTGGCTACGTTGCGGCGCTCATCAACCGGCAGCCGGGTATCCAGGAAAGCACCGGCTGA
- the hemB gene encoding porphobilinogen synthase, with the protein MLVLPERPRRNRRTEAIRRMVRETSLTPAHLVAPLFVVDGDRERQPIPSMPGYERLSIDLLLEKCRQLADLGIGGVALFPALPAYKKDKTASEATNPDGLFPRAVSAVKEQVPELTIFTDVALDPYSCDGHDGLVSETGEILNDETVEVLARMAVLHARAGADYVAPSDMMDGRVGAIREALDVEGFHNVGIMAYSAKYASAFYGPFRDALDSVPKFGDKKTYQMDPANVREALREVRLDLAEGADMVMVKPALAYLDVIRAIWEISDVPITAYQVSGEYAMVKAAAERGWIDGDRVMLEILLAIRRAGADVIFTYFAEEAAQQLG; encoded by the coding sequence ATGCTCGTACTTCCTGAACGGCCACGGCGTAACCGGCGCACGGAAGCCATCCGCCGCATGGTACGCGAAACCTCGCTCACGCCGGCGCATCTGGTCGCGCCGTTGTTTGTTGTTGACGGCGACCGCGAACGCCAGCCCATTCCCTCAATGCCGGGCTATGAACGGCTTTCGATAGACCTGCTGCTGGAAAAGTGCCGCCAGCTTGCCGACCTTGGTATTGGCGGCGTTGCCCTGTTTCCGGCGCTGCCGGCATACAAAAAGGACAAAACCGCCTCGGAAGCCACCAACCCGGACGGTCTCTTTCCGCGTGCGGTCAGCGCCGTCAAGGAGCAGGTGCCGGAACTGACCATTTTCACCGACGTGGCGCTCGACCCCTATTCCTGCGACGGTCACGACGGGCTGGTCTCGGAAACGGGTGAAATCCTCAACGATGAAACCGTCGAAGTGCTGGCCCGGATGGCCGTGCTCCACGCCCGCGCTGGCGCCGATTACGTAGCGCCGTCCGACATGATGGACGGGCGGGTTGGGGCCATTCGGGAAGCCCTCGATGTCGAAGGCTTTCACAATGTGGGCATCATGGCATACTCCGCCAAGTACGCCTCGGCCTTCTACGGCCCGTTCCGGGACGCGCTCGATTCGGTGCCCAAATTTGGCGACAAGAAGACCTACCAGATGGACCCGGCCAACGTCCGGGAAGCCCTGCGGGAAGTACGGCTCGATCTGGCCGAAGGCGCGGACATGGTGATGGTCAAACCGGCGCTGGCTTACCTCGATGTCATCCGGGCGATCTGGGAAATTTCGGACGTGCCCATCACGGCCTACCAGGTCAGCGGCGAATACGCCATGGTCAAGGCCGCGGCCGAGCGGGGCTGGATTGATGGCGACCGCGTCATGCTCGAAATCCTGCTGGCCATTCGCCGGGCTGGGGCCGATGTCATTTTCACCTACTTTGCCGAGGAAGCCGCACAACAGTTGGGATGA
- a CDS encoding PH domain-containing protein encodes MTDPASTSPPAPVVFRQTFLFVGLWYGLAVVLTLILVVLGGIVEALIWTRLAPAVPFLTIGLCLVPFGVALWKHAHQWAETYTLTPDKIEISTGIFSKTVRNIPLSKVQDVTVEQTLLQRLFGLGHVIVDSAAATGNITLRHIHQPRAVADQILQRAGVQHP; translated from the coding sequence ATGACGGACCCGGCTTCAACGTCACCCCCCGCACCGGTCGTTTTTCGCCAGACCTTTCTTTTTGTCGGGCTGTGGTATGGGTTGGCTGTGGTGCTCACGCTGATTCTGGTTGTTCTGGGTGGCATTGTGGAAGCCCTCATCTGGACGCGCCTGGCTCCGGCTGTTCCCTTTCTCACGATTGGCCTCTGCCTGGTGCCCTTTGGCGTGGCGCTGTGGAAACATGCCCACCAGTGGGCTGAAACCTACACGCTGACACCGGACAAAATCGAAATCAGCACCGGGATTTTCTCCAAAACGGTACGCAACATCCCCCTCTCCAAAGTGCAGGACGTGACCGTGGAGCAGACGCTGCTGCAACGCCTGTTTGGGTTGGGCCATGTGATTGTGGACAGCGCCGCCGCGACAGGAAACATCACCCTGCGGCATATTCATCAACCACGCGCCGTGGCAGATCAGATTCTCCAGCGCGCCGGAGTCCAACACCCATGA
- a CDS encoding two-component regulator propeller domain-containing protein, with product MKPATFVGYASQSRYERIHSFYEDRQGILWVCAEGGLWRLDRQREDFRRCDLNIPGRGVYQTFEDREGQLWLSGAGGVLRFDPAAGEARVVFPALVSKDGVEGGGWRIHGMTPEGWLRLAVGDSALALFDPVRERCVMQLDTMGRALDALPTEVAVGQSRAAVLLWEDQTVWLGRPGGLLQQLDLHRRTCQTFAPNPKRPGALVTSKLDCVLRDRAGVLWFGDAVAGLFCFCPTRNRFELYRHHPFDENSLSNDYIRGIFEDRQGNVWVATQHGGLNCLDRQTSRVTRYRARPADPRGLRSDEVWAVYEDRRGDLWVGTTFGLQRLDRVRGSFQSLPALPGKVWVQVIYEDARGALWVGGAEGLYEISPDRRQCRDHTPDVQQASSVRRIDVQTIHVSPRDGQMWIGLAYRALRYDPVHQSYREYRVDTRPEYGMPYVTHFAEGREGTLWMVTKGAGLCRFDAARETFTHITERDGLPHNNCYAMFPDADGTFWLSSDAGIVHFDPVRMHFRSYTVADGLQGPEFNRVSAFRNARGELFFGGTNGLNVFHPSNLVNNPVPPPVVLTEVRVSGVAQPAWEGMALRLPHDRNALDLGYAGLDFHVPEDNRYRCRLEGFDREWRDMGERREVSYTNLPPGQYRFWVMAANHDGVWGTGKPLLTLEIRPPWWQTWPACIGFVTLGGLALYGGVRWRLRQLVARTRWLEEKVAERTQEVTRKNEELAARNLEIETQRHEMLESLSYARAIQQAMLPSAETLTAALGEHFVLWKPKDIVSGDFYWLHQQDGEVVLVVADCTGHGVPGAFMSTIGSDLLGKIVADQGVRQPAEILHQLHHGIQRVLRQGERQALMDGMDAAVCTLQRETGRLTFAGARRPLYLVADGVLTELKGDRATVGGSSRERSPRRFTQQQVTLMPGMMLYLTTDGFADQSNDRGKKFGARRLLEVLVSVSGLLPAEQCVRLEAELAAHMGAEAQRDDITVFGFRVALPSPSRNGEAI from the coding sequence ATGAAACCCGCTACCTTTGTTGGCTACGCGAGCCAGTCGCGGTACGAGCGAATCCACAGTTTTTATGAAGACCGGCAGGGCATCCTGTGGGTGTGCGCCGAAGGTGGCTTGTGGCGACTGGACCGCCAGCGGGAAGACTTCCGCCGCTGCGATTTGAACATACCCGGCCGCGGTGTGTATCAGACCTTTGAAGATCGGGAGGGGCAACTTTGGCTTTCCGGCGCGGGTGGAGTGCTGCGGTTCGATCCGGCAGCCGGGGAGGCAAGGGTGGTGTTTCCGGCGCTGGTTTCAAAGGATGGCGTGGAGGGTGGAGGATGGCGAATCCATGGAATGACGCCGGAGGGCTGGCTGCGCCTGGCCGTGGGGGATTCCGCCCTGGCACTGTTCGACCCGGTCCGGGAACGTTGCGTAATGCAACTGGATACGATGGGCAGGGCACTGGATGCCCTGCCGACGGAAGTGGCTGTGGGACAATCCAGGGCGGCAGTGCTCCTGTGGGAAGACCAGACCGTCTGGTTGGGCAGACCCGGCGGCCTGCTTCAGCAACTCGATCTCCACCGCCGCACCTGTCAGACGTTTGCGCCCAATCCGAAACGCCCGGGCGCTTTGGTCACGTCCAAGTTGGACTGCGTGTTGCGCGACCGTGCCGGCGTGCTGTGGTTTGGCGATGCCGTTGCCGGACTGTTCTGCTTCTGCCCGACCCGCAACCGGTTTGAACTCTATCGGCATCACCCTTTTGACGAAAACTCCCTGTCGAATGACTACATCCGGGGCATCTTTGAAGACCGGCAGGGGAACGTCTGGGTGGCGACCCAGCACGGCGGCCTTAACTGCCTTGACCGGCAGACCAGCCGTGTGACGCGATACCGCGCCCGCCCTGCCGATCCCCGGGGATTGCGTTCAGATGAGGTCTGGGCCGTGTATGAAGACCGGCGGGGCGACCTGTGGGTGGGAACAACGTTCGGCCTCCAGCGGCTGGACCGGGTGCGGGGAAGCTTCCAGAGCCTGCCGGCGCTGCCGGGCAAGGTGTGGGTACAGGTCATATATGAAGACGCCCGGGGCGCGCTCTGGGTCGGCGGCGCAGAAGGCCTGTACGAAATCTCACCCGACCGACGGCAATGCCGGGACCACACGCCTGATGTGCAGCAGGCCTCGTCCGTACGACGGATTGATGTTCAGACCATCCATGTCTCGCCACGGGATGGACAGATGTGGATTGGCCTGGCCTATCGCGCCCTGCGCTACGACCCGGTGCACCAGTCGTACCGGGAGTATCGCGTGGACACACGACCGGAATATGGCATGCCTTATGTCACGCACTTTGCCGAGGGCCGGGAGGGAACGCTGTGGATGGTGACGAAAGGGGCCGGGCTGTGCCGCTTCGATGCCGCGCGGGAAACCTTCACCCACATCACGGAACGGGACGGTCTGCCACACAACAACTGCTATGCGATGTTTCCCGACGCGGATGGAACCTTCTGGCTCAGCAGCGACGCCGGCATCGTGCACTTCGACCCGGTCAGGATGCACTTCCGGTCCTACACCGTGGCCGATGGGCTTCAGGGGCCGGAATTCAACCGCGTTTCAGCCTTTCGCAATGCCCGTGGGGAACTGTTTTTTGGTGGCACGAATGGTCTCAACGTGTTTCATCCGTCCAATCTGGTGAACAACCCGGTCCCGCCGCCGGTGGTGTTGACGGAGGTGCGGGTCAGCGGCGTGGCGCAGCCGGCGTGGGAAGGTATGGCGCTCAGGCTGCCGCATGACCGGAATGCCCTTGACCTTGGTTACGCCGGGCTGGATTTTCACGTCCCGGAAGACAATCGCTACCGGTGTCGGCTGGAAGGCTTCGACCGTGAGTGGCGCGACATGGGAGAGCGCCGGGAGGTGAGTTACACGAATCTCCCGCCGGGGCAGTATCGGTTCTGGGTGATGGCGGCCAATCACGACGGCGTGTGGGGGACTGGAAAGCCATTGCTGACGCTGGAGATACGGCCGCCGTGGTGGCAGACGTGGCCGGCCTGCATCGGGTTTGTCACGCTGGGCGGGCTGGCGCTGTACGGTGGCGTGCGCTGGCGGCTGCGGCAGTTGGTGGCGCGTACCCGGTGGCTGGAGGAGAAGGTTGCCGAACGAACGCAGGAAGTGACGCGCAAGAACGAGGAACTTGCTGCGCGCAACCTGGAAATCGAAACCCAGCGGCATGAGATGCTGGAAAGCCTGAGCTATGCCCGGGCAATTCAGCAGGCGATGCTGCCTTCGGCCGAGACACTGACGGCGGCACTGGGCGAGCATTTCGTCCTGTGGAAGCCAAAGGACATCGTATCGGGCGATTTTTACTGGCTGCACCAGCAGGATGGGGAAGTGGTGCTGGTCGTGGCCGACTGTACCGGTCACGGTGTGCCGGGAGCGTTTATGTCCACGATTGGGAGTGACCTGCTTGGGAAAATCGTGGCTGACCAGGGCGTACGGCAGCCGGCCGAGATTCTGCACCAGCTTCATCACGGAATTCAGCGCGTGCTCAGGCAGGGCGAACGCCAAGCGCTGATGGACGGGATGGATGCCGCCGTCTGCACCCTGCAGCGGGAAACGGGGCGGTTGACTTTTGCCGGGGCGCGCCGACCGCTCTACCTTGTGGCCGACGGCGTACTGACCGAACTCAAAGGCGACCGGGCGACGGTCGGCGGCAGCAGCCGTGAACGCAGCCCCCGGCGCTTCACCCAGCAGCAGGTGACGCTGATGCCCGGCATGATGCTGTATCTCACCACGGACGGCTTTGCCGACCAGTCAAATGACCGGGGAAAGAAGTTCGGGGCGCGCCGCCTGCTGGAAGTGCTGGTCAGCGTGTCCGGGCTGCTGCCGGCCGAGCAGTGTGTCCGGCTCGAAGCCGAGCTGGCGGCCCACATGGGGGCTGAAGCCCAACGGGATGACATCACGGTGTTCGGATTCCGTGTGGCGCTGCCATCCCCGTCCCGGAACGGAGAGGCAATCTGA
- a CDS encoding DUF427 domain-containing protein, with product MRVTIKERATGTVLATTDDPNQVLAFEGNWYFAPAAVNQDVLKVTANTYTCGYKGTCNWVNFDDGAHATPQVAWVYPSPKPGYEQIAGRYGFYAGDRLTTVEERA from the coding sequence ATGCGGGTGACAATCAAGGAACGCGCGACGGGAACTGTGCTTGCCACAACGGATGATCCCAACCAGGTGCTTGCCTTTGAAGGCAACTGGTATTTTGCGCCGGCGGCCGTCAATCAGGACGTGCTCAAGGTGACGGCCAACACCTACACGTGCGGTTACAAAGGCACGTGCAACTGGGTGAACTTTGACGACGGCGCACATGCGACGCCGCAGGTGGCCTGGGTGTATCCAAGCCCAAAACCGGGCTACGAGCAGATTGCGGGGCGCTATGGCTTTTACGCCGGCGACCGTCTGACCACGGTGGAAGAGCGCGCATAA
- a CDS encoding PAS domain-containing protein, producing MMDEAGTATGFEGQCEPLPAGDTSLAAAQQRIAQLEAALQEAGRTIQSLRESELRYREIFDGASDIILVLGLDGRRLAWSPAGERILGYSAEEIQAMSVREFSHLVVPEHRERVRRALRDKVEGGNVELHYEADFIAKDGRRVTLEVNSRLLFRDGRPVAIQGILRDITNRKHIEQALRESEARYRDLFENANDIVYVHDFEGRFLSINRKVERVLGYTPADTRHLTLTHIVTPEHRARALQAIADKLAGKTETTQYELDVIAKNGQRVTLEISSRLFYEHGVPVGIHGTARDVTKRRQMEKALRESEARYRTLFDSAQDVIYCHDLQGHVLDINPAAEKLFGYRRDEARSINVVDLLLPESRPVALAAIKPLLDGTETTVRYEATLLARDGRRITLEMITWLVLENGTPVAFQGIGRDLTERRLSERALRESEERFRRIFDAAPLGIVLVSLTGQILRANRAVCEWLGYAPEEIVGRPHTDFIPPEDTEESMRLARRLVEDAKLSSFQTERRYLTKHGQVVWGRLTVVALRNGEEQPQYLLGMIEDITQQRLLEEQVRHAQKMEAAGQLAAGIAHEFNNLLTVVAGYAGLLERRLAPTSVERSSPDLLHRYARDILTAVSRASVLTGQLLAFGRKQPQQLAPLNLNDLVLDAVRMLRPLLEPHITLVTDLSPDLGIVVADRQQLEQVLTNLAVNARDAMPKGGTLTLMTLNVWHEARPETRSRAMFRRKAVRDETMQMHPYVMLAVSDTGTGMSEEVRQRIFEPFFTTKPVGKGTGLGLSVVEGIIAQNKGFITVESEVGKGTTFRIFLPRGELLQAAPAGS from the coding sequence ATGATGGACGAAGCTGGGACGGCAACCGGTTTTGAAGGTCAGTGTGAGCCGCTGCCAGCCGGGGACACGTCCTTGGCGGCAGCACAGCAGCGCATCGCCCAGCTTGAAGCGGCGCTGCAGGAAGCCGGCCGGACGATTCAGTCCCTGCGCGAAAGCGAACTGCGTTACCGGGAAATCTTTGACGGCGCTTCCGACATCATCCTCGTACTGGGACTCGATGGCCGCCGTCTGGCCTGGAGTCCGGCCGGCGAGCGCATTCTGGGCTACAGCGCCGAGGAAATTCAGGCGATGTCGGTGCGGGAGTTTTCACACCTCGTCGTTCCTGAGCACCGCGAACGGGTACGCCGGGCGCTGCGTGACAAAGTTGAAGGCGGGAACGTCGAGTTGCACTACGAGGCGGATTTCATCGCCAAGGATGGGCGGCGGGTGACGCTTGAAGTCAACTCCCGGCTTCTGTTTCGGGATGGCCGGCCAGTCGCCATCCAGGGTATCTTGCGCGACATCACCAACCGCAAGCACATCGAGCAGGCGTTGCGTGAAAGCGAAGCGCGCTACCGTGACCTGTTCGAGAATGCCAACGACATCGTCTATGTCCACGACTTCGAGGGCCGTTTTCTCTCCATCAACCGCAAGGTCGAGCGGGTTTTGGGCTACACCCCGGCGGATACCAGGCACCTGACGCTGACCCACATCGTTACGCCGGAGCACCGGGCGCGGGCGCTGCAAGCCATTGCCGACAAACTCGCCGGGAAGACGGAAACGACACAGTACGAACTCGATGTCATTGCCAAAAACGGACAGCGCGTTACGCTCGAAATCAGCTCCCGGCTGTTTTATGAGCACGGCGTACCGGTAGGCATCCACGGCACGGCGCGGGACGTGACCAAGCGCCGGCAGATGGAAAAAGCCCTGCGCGAAAGCGAGGCGCGCTATCGCACCCTGTTTGACAGCGCCCAGGATGTCATTTACTGCCATGACCTGCAGGGTCACGTTCTGGACATCAATCCGGCAGCGGAAAAGCTGTTCGGGTATCGGCGGGACGAGGCGCGTTCCATCAATGTGGTGGACCTCCTCCTGCCGGAAAGCCGCCCGGTTGCACTGGCGGCCATCAAACCCCTGCTCGATGGCACGGAAACAACGGTTCGCTATGAGGCAACCCTGCTGGCCCGCGACGGCCGCCGGATTACCCTGGAGATGATCACCTGGCTCGTGCTGGAAAACGGCACGCCGGTGGCCTTTCAGGGGATTGGGCGGGACCTGACCGAGCGGCGGCTGTCCGAACGCGCCCTGCGCGAAAGTGAGGAACGTTTCCGCCGGATTTTCGATGCCGCCCCACTGGGCATTGTCCTCGTGTCGCTGACCGGACAGATTTTGCGTGCCAATCGTGCGGTTTGTGAGTGGCTGGGCTACGCGCCGGAAGAGATCGTCGGACGGCCGCATACGGATTTCATTCCGCCTGAAGACACTGAAGAGTCCATGCGCCTGGCCCGCCGGCTGGTCGAAGACGCCAAGCTGTCCAGTTTTCAGACGGAAAGACGCTACCTTACCAAACATGGTCAGGTGGTATGGGGACGGCTGACGGTCGTAGCCTTGCGCAACGGCGAGGAGCAGCCACAGTACCTGCTGGGCATGATCGAGGACATCACCCAGCAGCGCCTGCTGGAAGAACAGGTGCGGCATGCCCAGAAAATGGAAGCCGCGGGACAATTGGCCGCCGGGATTGCCCACGAGTTCAACAACCTGTTGACGGTTGTTGCCGGGTACGCCGGTCTGCTCGAACGCCGCCTTGCGCCGACTTCGGTCGAGCGTTCCTCGCCTGATCTGCTCCACCGCTACGCCAGGGACATTCTGACGGCCGTTTCGCGGGCTTCCGTCCTGACCGGGCAGTTGCTGGCCTTCGGGCGCAAACAGCCGCAGCAGCTTGCACCCCTCAATCTCAATGATCTGGTACTCGATGCCGTCCGTATGCTGCGCCCGCTGCTGGAGCCGCACATTACCCTCGTCACCGACCTGTCGCCGGATTTGGGCATCGTGGTGGCTGACCGGCAACAACTGGAGCAGGTGCTGACAAACCTGGCCGTCAATGCGCGGGATGCCATGCCCAAGGGCGGTACGCTGACGCTGATGACACTCAATGTCTGGCATGAGGCCCGGCCGGAAACGCGCAGCCGGGCAATGTTCCGGCGGAAGGCCGTCCGCGACGAAACCATGCAGATGCACCCCTACGTCATGCTGGCCGTGTCCGATACCGGCACGGGGATGAGCGAGGAGGTGCGCCAGCGCATCTTCGAGCCGTTTTTCACGACCAAACCCGTCGGTAAGGGCACGGGGCTGGGCCTGTCCGTGGTTGAAGGCATCATTGCCCAGAACAAAGGGTTCATCACCGTCGAAAGCGAAGTCGGCAAAGGGACAACCTTCCGCATTTTCCTGCCACGCGGTGAGCTGTTGCAGGCGGCCCCTGCCGGGAGTTGA
- a CDS encoding ligand-binding sensor domain-containing protein yields the protein MRWWWLRSLVLLMGWQMALLSALGDPRPATTVFERFTREQGLSSDAIHCLWQDQRGFLWIGTEDGLNRYDGRTFRVYRHQPDQPGSLPGNFVHQLYETRYLCWLREPVAVRANPQFL from the coding sequence ATGCGATGGTGGTGGCTCCGTAGTCTTGTGCTCCTGATGGGCTGGCAGATGGCGCTTCTGTCTGCCCTGGGCGACCCACGTCCGGCGACGACCGTCTTCGAGCGGTTCACCCGTGAACAAGGGCTGTCCAGTGATGCGATTCATTGCCTCTGGCAGGACCAGCGTGGCTTTCTCTGGATTGGCACCGAAGACGGACTGAATCGTTACGACGGGCGGACCTTCAGGGTGTATCGCCACCAGCCCGACCAACCCGGCTCCCTGCCGGGCAACTTTGTTCATCAACTGTATGAAACCCGCTACCTTTGTTGGCTACGCGAGCCAGTCGCGGTACGAGCGAATCCACAGTTTTTATGA